The following are encoded in a window of Bacillus sp. es.036 genomic DNA:
- the cysE gene encoding serine O-acetyltransferase: MWKTLKQDIDVVFDQDPAARSYFEVILTYAGLHAIWSHRVAHWFWKKKFFFLARAVSQISRFFTGIEIHPGATIGERCFIDHGMGVVIGETCEIGNNVTLFQGVTLGGTGKEKGKRHPTLEDNTLVATGAKVLGSITIGENSKVGAGSVVLQDVPVNSTVVGIPGRVVIQNGVKVPHHLDHHKMPDPVADKFKQMEQEMRDLQEEVRTLRKRSENDGD; encoded by the coding sequence ATGTGGAAGACGTTGAAGCAGGATATTGATGTCGTATTTGATCAAGATCCTGCAGCGAGAAGTTATTTTGAAGTTATTTTAACTTATGCTGGGCTTCATGCGATCTGGTCTCATCGCGTTGCACACTGGTTTTGGAAAAAGAAATTCTTCTTCCTTGCAAGAGCTGTTTCGCAAATAAGCCGCTTTTTCACGGGTATTGAAATTCATCCAGGAGCAACAATTGGGGAACGTTGTTTTATCGACCACGGGATGGGCGTTGTAATAGGAGAAACGTGTGAAATTGGAAATAATGTAACGCTGTTTCAAGGAGTTACCCTCGGCGGTACTGGAAAAGAAAAAGGTAAACGTCATCCTACCCTTGAAGACAATACGCTCGTTGCCACTGGAGCAAAAGTACTTGGATCCATAACGATTGGAGAAAATTCAAAAGTAGGAGCTGGATCGGTTGTACTTCAGGATGTTCCAGTCAATTCTACGGTTGTTGGTATTCCTGGAAGAGTCGTTATCCAAAATGGTGTTAAGGTACCTCATCATTTAGATCATCACAAAATGCCTGATCCTGTAGCTGATAAATTTAAACAAATGGAACAAGAAATGCGTGACTTACAAGAAGAAGTTCGAACGTTACGAAAGAGGAGTGAAAACGATGGCGATTAA
- the cysS gene encoding cysteine--tRNA ligase, protein MAIKLYNTLTQKKETFQPIEEGKVRMYVCGPTVYNYIHIGNARPAIVFDVVRRYLEYREYDVQYVSNFTDVDDKLIRAAKELGDDVPSVAERFIAAYHEDTGALGVKKADEHPRVTENMQEIIDFITALIEKNYAYESEGDVYFRTRQFEGYGKLSHQSIDELKLGSRIVVGEKKEDPLDFTLWKAAKEGEISWASPWGEGRPGWHIECSAMAKKYLGDTIDIHAGGKDLAFPHHENEVAQTEALTGHPFANYWLHNGYININNEKMSKSLGNFVLVHDLIKQHDPEAIRFFMLSVHYRNPINFDHELLESAKTGLDRIKDTVENLEHRLLNSADLAEDIQDWKEKIEDYRKRFVTEMDDDFNTANAISILFELSKEANLYLQGTNSSKEVLEQFMERFADFGSVLGITFKQEKALLDEDVDQLIEERNEARKQRNFSRADEIRDELKEQGILLEDTPQGVRWKRM, encoded by the coding sequence ATGGCGATTAAGCTATATAACACATTGACGCAGAAGAAAGAAACATTTCAACCCATTGAAGAAGGAAAAGTAAGGATGTATGTGTGCGGTCCTACTGTTTATAACTATATACACATTGGTAACGCCCGACCTGCTATCGTCTTTGATGTTGTTCGTCGTTATCTTGAGTATCGAGAATATGATGTCCAGTATGTTTCCAACTTTACGGATGTCGATGATAAGTTAATCCGCGCAGCTAAAGAATTAGGTGACGACGTGCCAAGTGTCGCTGAGCGTTTTATCGCAGCTTATCATGAGGATACGGGAGCACTAGGTGTTAAAAAAGCGGATGAACATCCAAGGGTAACGGAAAACATGCAAGAAATTATCGATTTTATCACGGCTCTTATTGAAAAGAATTACGCCTACGAATCTGAAGGTGATGTGTATTTTAGAACACGTCAATTCGAAGGGTATGGAAAGTTATCCCATCAATCCATTGATGAACTTAAGCTGGGGTCTCGTATTGTAGTTGGTGAAAAGAAAGAAGATCCGCTTGATTTTACTTTGTGGAAAGCAGCTAAAGAAGGCGAGATCTCCTGGGCAAGTCCGTGGGGAGAGGGACGACCAGGCTGGCATATTGAATGCTCTGCAATGGCGAAGAAATATTTAGGAGATACGATTGATATTCATGCCGGCGGAAAAGACCTTGCATTCCCACACCATGAGAATGAGGTAGCGCAAACAGAAGCCTTAACGGGTCATCCTTTTGCGAATTACTGGCTGCATAATGGGTATATCAATATTAATAACGAGAAAATGTCCAAATCACTCGGTAATTTTGTGCTCGTTCATGATTTGATAAAACAACATGATCCTGAAGCCATTCGATTCTTTATGTTGTCTGTTCATTATCGCAATCCCATTAACTTCGATCATGAACTTTTAGAAAGTGCAAAAACAGGGTTGGATCGCATTAAGGATACAGTGGAGAACTTAGAGCACCGCCTGTTAAATAGCGCAGATCTTGCTGAAGATATTCAGGACTGGAAAGAGAAAATTGAGGACTATCGGAAGCGCTTTGTAACTGAGATGGACGATGATTTTAATACAGCTAATGCGATTTCCATTTTATTTGAACTCTCAAAAGAAGCAAATCTATACCTGCAAGGAACGAATTCTTCCAAAGAAGTACTTGAACAGTTTATGGAACGTTTTGCTGATTTTGGTTCAGTTCTTGGTATTACCTTTAAACAGGAAAAGGCACTTCTAGATGAAGATGTTGACCAGCTGATTGAAGAACGAAATGAAGCTAGAAAACAGCGTAATTTCAGTAGAGCAGACGAAATTCGCGATGAATTGAAAGAGCAGGGAATACTTCTTGAGGATACTCCTCAGGGCGTTCGCTGGAAAAGGATGTAG
- a CDS encoding Mini-ribonuclease 3, whose amino-acid sequence MKEIDVKQLNSLALAYMGDSVIEINVRKRLLSLGHIRPNQLHRTATTYVSAKAQAAFLHYVLKQEWLSEEEAGVVRRGRNAKSGTVPKNTSVSTYKYSTALEALFGYHYLQGNERRVDELLEKLFEFVEQPKKEVK is encoded by the coding sequence ATGAAGGAAATTGATGTAAAGCAACTAAATTCTCTTGCACTTGCGTATATGGGTGACTCTGTCATTGAGATTAATGTGCGGAAGCGGTTGTTATCTCTTGGGCACATTCGCCCGAATCAGCTGCACCGCACAGCAACAACGTACGTTTCTGCTAAAGCGCAGGCTGCTTTTCTTCACTACGTACTGAAGCAAGAGTGGCTATCGGAAGAGGAAGCTGGTGTTGTCCGCAGAGGACGGAATGCAAAATCAGGAACGGTACCTAAGAATACGAGTGTAAGTACGTACAAATATTCGACTGCTCTTGAAGCGTTGTTTGGTTACCACTACCTACAGGGAAATGAACGAAGAGTCGATGAACTTTTGGAGAAGCTTTTTGAATTTGTAGAACAACCAAAGAAAGAAGTGAAGTGA
- the rlmB gene encoding 23S rRNA (guanosine(2251)-2'-O)-methyltransferase RlmB yields the protein MEKEFIVGRNSVLEALRSGHEINKIWINEGSQKGPLQNLIQKAKEQNVLVQFVPKRKLEQLSGESNHQGVVASIAAYEYADLDDLFKKAEESGEAPFFLLLDEIEDPHNLGSILRTADSAGAHGVIIPKRRAVGLTSTVAKSSTGAIEYIPVARVTNLARTMDDLKERGIWFVGTDAQGGQDYRQADYDMGIGLVIGSEGKGMGRLIKDKCDFLVSLPMAGKVTSLNASVAAGLMMYEVYRQRHPLGE from the coding sequence ATGGAGAAAGAATTTATTGTAGGACGGAACTCGGTTCTTGAAGCGCTGCGATCAGGACATGAAATCAACAAGATTTGGATTAATGAAGGGTCCCAAAAAGGCCCCCTTCAAAATTTGATACAAAAAGCCAAAGAGCAAAATGTGCTCGTTCAGTTTGTACCTAAGCGAAAGCTTGAACAATTATCTGGGGAAAGTAACCATCAGGGCGTAGTCGCTTCTATCGCTGCTTATGAATACGCTGACCTGGACGATTTATTCAAAAAAGCTGAAGAGTCAGGAGAAGCACCTTTTTTCCTATTGTTAGATGAGATTGAAGATCCTCATAACCTCGGTTCTATTTTAAGAACAGCTGATTCAGCAGGAGCGCATGGCGTTATTATTCCGAAAAGGAGAGCGGTTGGCTTAACATCTACAGTGGCTAAATCCTCAACGGGAGCTATAGAGTATATTCCTGTTGCACGCGTAACGAACCTTGCTAGAACGATGGATGATTTGAAGGAGCGGGGGATCTGGTTTGTGGGGACAGACGCGCAAGGTGGACAAGATTATCGTCAGGCAGATTATGACATGGGAATTGGACTTGTTATTGGAAGTGAAGGAAAGGGAATGGGTCGTCTGATTAAAGACAAATGCGACTTCCTAGTTAGCCTTCCAATGGCTGGAAAAGTAACCTCGCTCAATGCTTCGGTTGCCGCAGGATTAATGATGTATGAGGTTTATCGACAACGTCATCCTCTGGGGGAGTAA
- a CDS encoding NYN domain-containing protein, which yields MDVLLVDGYNIIGAWPELRSLKESDFSKARELLIEKMAEYQAYTGYRVIVVFDAHLSHGIEKRHSQYRVEVIYTRENETADERIEKMARELKGIRTQIHVATSDYTEQWAIFGQGALRKSARELYNEMQGIEKGIEKSVHTENRRNRSPGLHLSEEISEIFEKWRRGGK from the coding sequence ATGGACGTGCTGTTAGTTGATGGATACAACATAATCGGGGCGTGGCCGGAATTAAGATCGTTGAAAGAAAGTGACTTTAGTAAGGCTCGTGAGCTATTGATCGAGAAAATGGCCGAGTATCAAGCTTATACCGGATATCGGGTGATCGTCGTTTTTGACGCTCACCTCTCCCACGGTATTGAAAAACGTCATAGTCAGTATCGAGTCGAAGTCATCTATACAAGGGAAAATGAGACAGCAGATGAGCGGATTGAGAAGATGGCAAGAGAACTCAAAGGAATACGCACGCAAATTCATGTTGCAACGTCAGATTATACCGAGCAATGGGCCATTTTTGGACAGGGAGCCTTAAGGAAATCAGCCCGTGAGCTTTACAATGAAATGCAGGGAATTGAAAAAGGGATCGAAAAAAGTGTCCACACTGAAAATCGGAGAAACCGTTCACCAGGCCTGCATTTATCAGAAGAAATTAGCGAAATATTTGAAAAATGGCGAAGAGGTGGTAAATAA
- the sigH gene encoding RNA polymerase sporulation sigma factor SigH, translating to MEHVAFDQLDDELLVIMVHEGHSRALEHLITKYKNFVRAKARSYFLIGADREDIIQEGMIGLYKAIRDFRGDKFSSFKAFAELCITRQMITAIKTATRQKHIPLNSYVSLDKPIYDEESDRTLLDVICGTKVTDPEELIINQEEFDDIELKMSEILSDLERKVLMLYLDGRSYQEISVDLNRHVKSIDNALQRVKRKLERYLELREVSL from the coding sequence CTGGAACACGTAGCATTCGATCAACTTGATGATGAACTGCTCGTCATCATGGTTCATGAAGGTCACAGTAGAGCGTTGGAACATTTGATTACGAAGTACAAAAATTTCGTACGCGCTAAAGCGAGGTCATATTTTCTCATTGGAGCAGATCGCGAAGACATCATTCAAGAAGGAATGATCGGTCTGTACAAAGCCATTCGTGATTTTAGAGGGGACAAGTTCTCATCTTTTAAAGCGTTTGCCGAATTGTGCATCACCCGGCAGATGATTACAGCTATTAAAACCGCTACAAGACAAAAGCATATTCCGCTGAATTCTTACGTATCACTTGATAAGCCAATCTATGATGAAGAGTCAGATCGGACATTGCTAGACGTCATATGCGGAACCAAAGTGACAGATCCTGAAGAATTGATTATTAATCAGGAAGAATTTGATGACATCGAACTTAAAATGTCTGAAATTTTAAGCGATTTAGAGAGAAAAGTGCTTATGCTTTATCTCGATGGACGTTCTTATCAAGAAATATCGGTTGATTTAAATCGACACGTTAAGTCAATTGATAACGCTCTACAGCGGGTGAAACGTAAGTTAGAGCGTTATCTAGAACTGCGGGAAGTCAGCCTTTAA
- the rpmG gene encoding 50S ribosomal protein L33 codes for MRKKAVLACVQCNSRNYTTMKNSQTSPARIEVKKYCKYCDAHTVHRETK; via the coding sequence ATGCGTAAAAAGGCAGTACTAGCATGTGTTCAATGCAATAGCCGAAACTATACAACTATGAAAAACTCACAGACAAGCCCGGCCCGCATCGAAGTTAAGAAGTATTGCAAATACTGCGATGCTCATACTGTGCATCGTGAAACAAAGTAA
- the secE gene encoding preprotein translocase subunit SecE: MASIVQRSGKFFRNVASEMKRVSWPTRKELTRYTIVTVTTVIFIAVFFALIDQGISSIIRLILG, translated from the coding sequence ATGGCAAGTATTGTTCAACGTTCTGGTAAGTTCTTTCGTAATGTCGCAAGTGAAATGAAGCGGGTAAGCTGGCCAACGCGTAAGGAATTAACTCGCTATACAATTGTAACTGTTACAACAGTTATTTTTATAGCTGTATTCTTTGCGTTGATTGACCAGGGTATTTCCTCAATAATCCGCCTCATTTTAGGATAG
- the nusG gene encoding transcription termination/antitermination protein NusG: protein MEKRWYVVHTYSGYENKVKTNLEKRVETMGMTDKIFRVLVPVEEETEEKNGKKKTVMKKVFPGYVITEMVMTDDSWYVVRNTPGVTGFVGSSGAGSKPTALLPEEVESLLKQMGMEQPKADVDFELKEKVKVKEGPFADFVGSVEGIDMDKGKVKVHVNMFGRETPVELNFGQVEKF from the coding sequence ATGGAAAAAAGATGGTATGTTGTTCATACGTATTCTGGGTATGAAAACAAAGTAAAGACCAACCTCGAAAAAAGGGTTGAGACAATGGGCATGACGGATAAGATCTTTCGTGTTCTCGTCCCTGTAGAAGAAGAGACAGAAGAGAAAAATGGTAAGAAAAAGACTGTTATGAAAAAGGTCTTTCCTGGCTATGTTATTACAGAAATGGTCATGACGGATGATTCATGGTATGTTGTCCGAAACACGCCTGGTGTTACTGGATTCGTAGGATCAAGTGGCGCTGGATCTAAACCGACTGCTTTGCTACCGGAAGAAGTAGAATCCCTTCTTAAGCAAATGGGAATGGAGCAGCCGAAAGCTGATGTAGACTTTGAACTTAAAGAGAAAGTCAAAGTTAAAGAAGGTCCGTTTGCTGATTTCGTAGGTTCTGTTGAAGGGATCGACATGGATAAAGGCAAAGTGAAAGTTCACGTAAATATGTTCGGCAGAGAAACCCCTGTAGAACTTAATTTCGGGCAAGTTGAAAAGTTCTAA